The window TACTAAAACCTTCGCACCCCAAAACAAACATAAATGAGGGACATTTTCACAGTTCAGCGGCAGGTCTGACCGGTTGCTCCGTATGTCTGATATGTAATGTGTTTCAGGAGCACTTTCTGGTAAGCAAGTTGTACAGTATGGGGGCAACATGGAGAGTATTGGCCATTATCTGGCTTGCACTGTGTATAGTGCTATTCTCTGGCTGGTACTGTGTATAGCGCTATTATCTATCTTGTATTATTATGATCTGTTTCTaagtttgcagtaaactcacCCTCTAGTAATGTAATTTCCTGGGGGATCTAATATcagcacatactgtacatacaatgGGAGATATTCCGAAATACTGTACATAGTATGGAAGATATTCCGAAATGAAGCTTCTGCAGCATCACCAATCCCACCGTGAGTTGTCTCTTTGTCCCTCTTCTCTGCAGTTGGGTAAGAAGTTCGGTTCTGTCTACACCTTTTATTTTGGACCTCACCCTGTGGTCGTGTTCTGTGGCTATGAAGCTGTCAAGGAGGCAATGGTGGACCATGGAGAAGACTTTATGGGTCGTGGCAGACAGCCCACAGTGGACAGAGTCTTCCAAGGATACGGTAAAAAATTACTTCACagagtttttttatatatataaaaaatactcaCAAATAAAAAGGAAACTCATTCATGAGGATTAAGGACCAGAGATTCCACCAACCTGTTATTCAGGACCGTGTTAGGATATCCTTCTACAGGAGATTTACCCATAGATTTTCCCAGAAtacactgtgcactgtatacagggatCATACAGATGGCGGAAATGTTATGTTGCCGATAAGGAGTTTGTAGACGTCATAGGCTGAGCTATCCTCAAACATGCCCGGTGTTTGCCACATTTGCAGCACTGGTGCCACCCATGACTATTGGTCAGTACCAAgctcaccatatactgcaatacggtGGAATTACTGTATGTGGTAGGAGTGAACAGACCCTCAGGTTCAGCTGACCAAACTTTGTTCAATGGTTGGTGGATTTGGGCAAAACTGAACCTGAACGGGTCCACTTATCGCTAATGATGAATTTATGGGACATCACTAAAGACAGGAAGGGGAATGGACTCTCACTCTTCTTTTGGCCCCTTGGGCAGTGTTGGACTAGCCAACCAGAGTacaagaggatcctccggtgggcccaggctctaaacCAGTACTGGGCCCCAGAGGTACAGCAGAATACCACCCAATTTGGAGTCTGTTTTCTAGAAGCTGATGGAGGGTGGGCCCCCAGCATAGTtaatctggtgggcctaaggaaccccagtccaacactgtcttGGGTTTTATGTTTTCAGCATTCAGATTGCATTTTATGGGCCCACCTGCATACACATTTCCTGCACCAGCGCATGCCCTCCCCCCATCGTGAGGGTCAAATTATGCAGGAGGCAACAACACGAGCATAAAACTGGATTCATTAGAAGAAACTCAACATTTTCATTTCAGGTCTAATTCCAAGTGAAGGAAACCGTTGGCGTCAGCTGAAGCGTTTCACCCTATCCACATTTAAATATTTTGGGGTGGGTCGGAGAACTATTGAGGATAGGATAAAGGAAGAATGCAGCTGCTTCGTGGAAGAGCTGGTATCCTACAAAGGTAAGTTACTACAGCAAATGCTATCATACTGTTATAAAAGAAACGGCTCCTGGTCATGTTGTTTAGGATTGGTTGAGAGAGATGCCATAAGATTACAGACAGTTAAAGCAGTTTATTTTTTAACCAAACAGCGCCACTGGTGTATGCAGGCCACGTGTGGTAATGCAGGCCCGTGGATCTTAGCTGCCATTGAACTGGTGATGTTAATGAGGGACGTGACTTATTTGTAATTTTCTTTAAGACTCTTTAAAAGTCTTTTACTTCAAAGAAAGGAAAAATGACATTCCCAAGCAAGAAGAAGGTAAGGGGGCCTATCGTTTAGGCTATGTCCAGAatatggccgccatcttgaaagttaccatattggatcaaggggaaattttGTCTTAGAAATCGATTGTggttaaaaaatgatcaaaacagAAAGTCGTAACAACAACTGGGAACATTCCCTGTAATACACAGCTACATTCAGTCCCCTGTTTATGTACagcataggttctttaggtttgttcttaagttgaatttgtatataagtcggaacaggtacgttttatattatatatatattatacattttttctttccctgtgacaagtggattttaaaaattttgtcatGAGAATAAGGATTATGAGTAAATCTTCCTTCCAGACACCttaagctgatcattgcagtctgggactcaagtaacatccagagaggtcaccagaggtcacagggggcagagggctccgtctgtaactagtggtTGCTTGTAAGTTGGGGACCGAGTGTATTTGAAACTGCATGAGAATTTATGAAGAATTTCTGTGGTGATATGAACTTATGAACCACATGAGATATTGCAGATCTGCCTTTGACTTGCTACATGACTGCCTCGCCATTGGAAAAACTCACCCATGATCCAAATTGTCTGCCTTCCAAAATAAGTGTTTTTGTTCATCCCATTACCAAGAAAGCAGAACATCAATGATCATAAAAGTCCATGTACTCCAAAAGGACAGTGAAAATGAAATCCTCccataaaaaacaagccctctcaCTATGACACTGatggaaatttaaaaaataatttctcttATGACTTTGTAAAAAGTAGTAAAACACTGACAAACACTGAATCACCATAATCACACTGACCCATAGATTAAAGTTATTTGACACTGGGTTTAAAAATACATCTCAtcctacaaacaaaaaaaacaagccctcacaaacCTGCTCTACCGAGAAGCTAGAAAATGTATGGTTCTAGGGATGTGAtgatgacattttttaaaataatgctagaaCTCTAAGAAATATACATTTAACTCTATGAAGAACCTACTAGGTCACTACAAGATGCCGATCCTACAATGATGTCTTTTTTCTGTCCAGGGCGTCAGTTTGACCCGGCGATAATCATCTCCAAAGCTGTGTCCAATGTTATCAGCTCAGTGGTGTTTGGGAACCGCTTCGAATATGACGACCCCAGGTTCCACAGAATGCTGGATATTTTTTACGAAACTTTTGAGCTCATGAGCTCCACCTGGGGGCAGGTACTATAAAATCCTGACCATGGGTATTTTTGATTTTCAATAAGTTTTACCAAATACCAATTAAATCACAAGTTACTGATATGAGCTTTTCTCAACATATACCAAGGTGGATGGTGCAAATGGTATAAAAAAATCATGAGCCAATCCTATCAATCCTATGTCTGCCTGTGTGCTGCCGCCCCAGTGGCGTTGTTGTGTACTGCAGCCTGTTAAGGAGTTTTCTAGAATGTTGTATGGAATTTGTTGTATGACATATCTATGCCAGGTTTGAGGTTTCAGCTGAAGCCTCTGCCCTCCGCTGTAATTCTGGTGCAAGTTATATTAAATTAATCTGCCCAggtcctgtctgctcaggcccgTCTTGTGCCGCACCACACACACAGGTAGGTAGGTGGATTGCAAACGGTTCAAAAAATCACTAAATATttggtaaaccccccccccctctgatttgtgactttttcatgccttcTACACCAGAAATGGAGCACAAGGCGAGATAATTAAGaagtttatattttttcatattccAGATCCAAGACATGATCCCAATGATAATGAATCACATCCCGGGACCCCACCAGAAAATCACCACCTTATTAGAAGAGCTCAATGATTTTGTCGCTGAGCGAGTAAAACTGAACCAAGAAACATTGGACCCGGAGAATCCCAGGGATTACATAGACTGCTTTCTCATAAAAATGCAAGAGGTATGTACAGCACATCtaaaggggagctgctgcaaaGCCAGAGACTATGCTAAAGGGAACTGGAAGGTCACTGTTATACGATGACAGTTTCCAATAGCCTCCGGTGCACCTGAATAATCCACTGTTTTTTAATAGTTTCTTTAAAATGatctgctccctgccagcagtgtgtgctaagtcctggggggggggcagttgaaATGGTACAAGTCATCTTCTCCTTAAtgcctcctccctcatctcctggcagaggctattggaacctatcatgatgcaaaaatgaccttcctgatgacaggatcCATTTCAGTCCAGTTATGTCCCTGAAGTGAAAGATAGTGATCTCGGAGAGGACGATGGTCCCACCTTTTGCTTGTCCTAGCCACACCCCATTTTAACTCCTTGACGCTCCATGGCATATATATAtgagacatggggtttgctgcatgttgcagcaaacacccaccgctaacacccatgattggtgttaGCACTGAtctcgggtgttaaccctttgattgtggCCGCAGAATCTTTGTTTTGATCGTCGctccatgtgatgtcattggGAGTGACCATTTGTTGCCTCGGGTCTCGTTTTAGTTGATCCATTGCAATGTAAaattccttagaactgatataaaaataaatgaacaagtaaaatcataaacataaaaaaattaacaaaaagtcATCTGAAGGTTGTACAATCCTCAAAATGGTCGCAATAAAAACGTGGGCGcatctcgcaaaaaattacccctcacaaaGCTCcagacaccgaagtatgaaaaagttattagtgtcaggagATGGCGGAActaagacaaattttttttctgtacacaaggtttacattttttaaaaaatgtattaaaacacaatagaacttgtataaatgtattatccccgcatcgtaccgaaccaaagaataaataagaggtgttatttggagcgcacaatgaAAGTTGTAAAATGGTGCGAATCCGTTTTCTCATCAATTTTACCGTATGTAGAATTTTTTTCCGCCTTTCCAGTACAAGGcacagaataataaataccatcagtaaAAAGTACAATTAATTACgcagaaataagccctcacacaactctgtacacagaaaaaggaaaaagttatagatgtttagggggggggggagaaaaatgaacgaaaaaacGTTGTGTCCTTGAGGGGTGACAGGGAGTGCTGACAATGAAGAAAAACCATAGACTTGCTTAAAACTCAGTTCACAATAAGAGAAACCGAAAATTTCCCAAATTGTCTTAGAATTTTCCGCATCCTTACATTTTTTTAGGAGAAGGACAATCCTGAATCGGAATTCCACATGCGGAATCTCGTTCTTACTCTTAACAACCTGTTTTTCGCTGGTGGAGAGACCGTGGCCACAACATTAAAACATGGATTTCTTTTGCTCCTCAAGTATCCGGAGGTACAAGGTAGGTAGCCAAGTCCAGGTCCAGAGGATCTGATCTACTCTCCAGGGTTTGGACTAGGTGATCAATGTCTGATCAGCGGGTGTCTGACACAGCACCGGACATGGTTGTGGTTGGGCACAATGGACATGAAGTTGAAGCAATGTGGATATGGAGGCCACAGTTGCAGCTAAAATGTAACTACTACAATGATGGTATCTTAGGGCCCCAAAAACCACATTTATAACGTGACCTTAAATGGAGACTCTCAACAAAAAGATACCATAAAATATCACCCAAAAATTGTAAAATTCTGGCCATGTGGTGACCCTAACTGTGTCCCACCTTTTCCCACCGATAGGATATGGACCTCAAGTGTTCAGGTATTTATGGCTGTTTCTAAGGGAGAActtagtaattttttttcattaccaTGGAAACCATGGATAGATAATTGCAGAATACTTAACATTTATTACCTGATCTACTCAATGTGAAAAGCTGTTGGCAGCAGCGGCCACTGCTGGAGGAATGTGGAATGACATGTGCCCAATGATATACGGTCAAGAAGCCGTTCTCTGCTTTGActgagggctcattcagacgagaTATATTTGTTTCACATCTATTTCCTGCCCAGCCCAGTTGGTTGCCTTCCAACATTTGAGGTAGAACAGACTGCATACTGCATACAGACGTCAtccgtatatatatttttttctatagagGTCCGTGGTCCGCACGCGAGAAAAAAATAGTGCAGACAAAAAAATTACATGTGAACAGGCCCATAATAAATAGTGGATCAGCGTTCTAAGATGGATGCTATAAAGATTTCAGAAACCTAATAAAGGGAATCCAAATTCAAAGACCCTTTTTATATTAATCTTCACAAAACAATGTTCTGAATAAATTAGAAAGATTCAAATTTCTTACCATTTCAGCAAAGTTACATCAAGAAATAGATGATGTGATCGGACGGAACCGGCAGCCGAATATCACTGACCGGAGTGAGATGCCCTACACCGAGGCGGTGATCCACGAGATCCAGAGGTTCAGTAATGTGATCCCCATGAACGCTCCGCACTCTACTACCAGGGACACCGTCTTCAGAGGATACAACATCCCAAAGGTATCCCGTAACCAAGTCCCATCACATCAGTACATGGTCCATCTGCAGTGAAACGGGTTTAACGAGATTTTATACTGATGACTTATTCCTTTTGATAGGTCATCAATACTAGATAAGGGACACGGATAGGTAAGTGAGGGACACGGATAGGCAGGTGAGGGACATGGATAGGCAGGTGATGGACACGGATAGGCAGGTGACAGACACGGATAGGTAGGTGAGGGACACGGATAGGTAGGTGAGGGACACGGATAGGCAGGTGACGAACACGGATAGGTAGGTGACGGACACGGATAGGCAGGTGACGGACACGGATAGGCAGGTGACAGACACGGATAGTTAGGTGAGGGACACGGATAGGTAGGTGGTGTCATATTCACGTCACGTGTCCTGGCTGCAGCTTAGTTTCATTCAAATGGGATGAACAAAtgggatgtgtgtgtgggggggcaggatattagggaaTTTACCAAAAgtcatctattactagttctgctcaGCTTTCCTGACatgtaaagtgaggcctcctgtcttttacatcatgagccggagattcctgaccataaaatggccgcagatggagggccaTGTGATCTCTCTCTGGAAATGAACAATCACCTTGATCTATATTCATgaccataaggtcctggcagggcgattactTATGGAccaatagagatcacatgaccctccatcttgggccattttatggtcaggaatctccggctgatgagataaaagacaggaggcgtcactttacatatcaggaaagcgaagCAGAACTAATAATAGATGTGTTgtggtaaattacctgatatcctgcccccacatcaaacaacattacaaaaaacatgtccATTAGGACACGGCACCTTTTTATGTTTTTGCCTCCCCTATCACCAGCAACCTGCTCAATGGGGGTCAGACTACTGGGCCCCAGCTGATATATAGAATGGGGGCATGGATTTTACTATTTGATGGAGGGGTCGGTTGAGCATGaatcctgctgctccactcaaAGGGGGATCTTCATCAGGACTTGTACGCTAGTTTCCTGGCCGAGAAATAATGGTAAGGCCCAGTGAGCTGCCAGgctttgtgattatttcccccttaccTCCAAGCCAAGTCGGTGAGGAGTGAGTAGTGGGCTTGCGGAGGGCATTGTTGCAGGGTGCACTCGCTATTACCTGTGACCACTCAGGCCTCAACAGTCACCGGATGTAGATTTGTATCTCACTGTAGCCAGATACACCAGGAGGCAGTAGCCAAAAGTACCAGCGCTATAGCAGTGCCAGGAGTCGGCTAGCACAGTGCTTGGGTATCTCATAGATGATACCATTTATTGGGGGTTATTATCATTAGGAAACTCCTTGGGACACTTCTATGACTGCCATTCAGATTTATTATAGTAGCTTTGGCCCTATGTCAGCACATACCCCAGGAGTGCAGTAAGGTGACTATACAACTTTTTATGCAATTTGTTGCCAGTTTTAATGACAAAGAGTTAGGAAAatcctatgataaatgtccctatTAAATATTTAACCAGGACGCATAATGGACCTGCTACTCCATCTATTGGAGGGGACAGGACCCCATTATCATGATGTTTGGATGTCTGCAATGAGACCTCCACCAAACAAACCGTTGTTCCAGCTCACTCGTTGTAACTTGTGACATATGATGTAATAAGAGGAGACTCTGAAAGCCTTAGGCTTAGCACATTGTAGAGAAAGTCTCCTCCGCGTCCAAGATGAACATCACAGCATCTTTATTGTGGTCAAATAAAATACATGGCGCAGTTACAGATGGCACAAAGGATACAATGGTCAGTTTTATCTAGAGGGACATCTGTAACTCCCCCATGTTTTTATTTGGCCTCAAAAAAGATgccagggggcccctttaggacagggggccctgggtaaATTCCCAGTTTGCCACCCCCACCTAACGCCGGCCCTAGATAGAGGATTACAAAAAAACTTTGGAAAATCGTTTTAATGGGCTGGATATGCTGGGTTCTACTGGGTGAGATATATTAATTTGTGGCTAATCTTTGTTAAAGGGGGGGATTCTGAGAACATAAAAAGACCTATTTGTGGCCGGAGGGGTCTGgttaaagaaaaaacatttaatttacttTCACGGCATCCAGCGCTGCCATCTCTCCGGTCCGTGCccaatgtaaacaaacaggggcacagaagccacgcTGCGTTCAGCTTCTGGTCGACCAAGGTTGTCGGCCCACCTGTCCCTATCCCCAGCGCTGTATCATGTGGGACTGATGTGCGTGGGCGATCACCTTGGCCGGGCGGAGACATAGTACAGcggagcttccgtgcccctgatTGTTTAAATGGGTCACAGGCCTGAGTATTGCCAGCGCAGGGCACTCGGAGGGACagtggaggtaagtacatgttattttttttaatcaacccCCTCCCCGCCACCAATAGGCTTTTTTTTatgctctcggacaacccctttaatagataaTGATATCTTCTTTTTATAAAACTCAATCACCACATTACACATCTACAATATCACAGATGGTTATATTTGTCCACAGCTGATGATTGGCTCCAGGATGATTCACATTGACTCTTTATACTTTTTTCCCACTTTCTAGGGCACTGGAGTCTGCGCCTTGCTGTGTTCTGTACTAGAAGATCCAATGTATTTTGCTACCCCAGACAAATTTAATCCGAACCATTTCTTGGATTCTGAGGGAAATTTCAAGAGAAATGAGgcatttgccccattttctttAGGTAAGATCAGTAAATTATAAGAAATTGCTAAGAATTTGAGGAAGCTGTATGAAGATCGGAAGATCACTATGGAACATACATCAAAATATCTACCATGAGCTATGGTCATGtgtagtgatgagcagaaccGTTCTAGTCCGCTAGTTTCAGCTGAACcttgaacaaaagtttggtttgggtACCAGAAAGGCGCTGGGAGCTGGTGCGGACCAGCATTTTGCCTAagatcgtcactccccatgacatcatggaGAGATGATTGGCAGAAAAATGGCGGCAGATTATCACCCGCAATGGTACAAATTGGTATTTTTcctaggattgtcgctccctgtgatgccTTCAGAGAGCAAGGTTCCCAGGGAAAATGGGAAAATGGTGTTGGCGGCTTTGACAACACTTAAATGTGACGGCTTTGCCGATGGCATTTCACTGAATAGCACCTGCGATGGGTGCCGGCACTGATTGGGGTGTCATAGGCAAGGTTGAGCCCAAACACCAAACTTCTGGCTAAAACTTGATATTTAGTGACCCAAGCTGGATGCAACATCTGAAGATTGAATACTTAAACATTTTCTCAATTCACAGGGAAGAGGTCCTGTCTTGGAGAAGGTCTGGCTCGCATGGAACTCTTCCTGTTCTTGACATCGATTCTACAGAATTTCGAGCTGACCTCTGAGACACAGTTTACAGACTCCGATATTTACCCCAGAATGACCGGTTTTGCCAACGTTCCGATCTCCTACCAGTTGTCCTTTGTGTCTCGTTGACGTGGACATCCTTTGAAGACCACTCCGTCCTACACACATTAATGTTCtagaaccttaaagggaacttgtcaccaggttttatctcccctaaactactagtcccctcaggtagggtatgaaatgtcttttctagaattcctttttttcaaaaaaataaaagaacaaccccaaagtcaggcaaatatgactcttctcacctcattttcacatcagATGAGATacgtttagtggttgcaggggtcgTGTTACATCAGAAACCCCTATCTTTGCTTCTATGGCACCTAGAAATAAGGTTGATAATAAGATGATAATCACATGGGTCAGTGAGCTACAGTGCTGGACATTCAGGgagttaaaaaagtgcagggacttTGGCTGCAGCTTGCATCTCcagctatggggcagatttacttaccaggtgtgcgttctctgcggtggattcgggtcttccggcgattcactaaggcagttcctccgacgtccaccaggtgtcgctgctgcgctgaagtccgctgaggtccaccgaagttcacgatccattgccgggtgaaggtaagcgcgtgtccagcgacactttttttaaaaaaatgcggcggtttctccgaatccgtcgggttttcgtttcgccaggccccccgatttctgtcgcgtgcatgccagcaccgatgcaccacaatccgaacgcgtgcctcaaaatccgggggcaattcagggaaaatcggcgcatatcggaaatattcgggtaacccgccgtaaaaacgccattcgggccctttgtaaatgaccccctatgtctttggctgcctgtatctctggttctgtagctcataaagccataagcctgatgtgatctaaaagatgagatctgTATCTTTAATATGAGACAAAAACATGTTTCTTATTGAACAGAAGAGAGAGGCTTCTAAAGTGATGCTACTAAAGTGTGCAAatgctaaacttgactcatctcatgtaaaaatgaggTGCAAAGTCAtattttttagattatttttttttacaggtaaacacataaaagaggaaattctagaaaggacatttcatacccgacctAAGTAGGTTGAGTTGGGTAAAACcagatgacaggtcccctttaaagaatCTTTTCATAAGAAAACTCATATACTTACCTCTCCGGAGAGCCGCTTTGTTCTGGGTAGACTCTTTGCTATTAAACCAGAAGTGATAAAATTAAAGTTATACATTGTCACCGGACATCTGTTCTTAGTTCTATCCTTAGCAGTAACTCTGGACTGAGATCAGGTCAGACATTACAGTgagcccactatgtacaagatggTATCAATTCTGGTTGTAATAAAGCTTTTCTAGTCTGAAAACGCAATCATTGAGTTCATTTGTGGAGGCTCTACCGACCATGGAATGAAATGCCTAGTATGGGTTGTATTTAGTACCTGTTCAGTACCTGGTGTTGCTCTGTAAAATGCTTTGTCGCTCTTATTTTAATCTTTAATCTTATTTCAATCGTGTCCCTGACCATGATCCTGCTCAACGTCAACAACCTGGACCGATCCGCTTTGCGGCGTGCTCTGGTGAGAACcggctgccacttagactccgctccgagGTGTTGGCTTGCATCATCGCTCGTGGTGGTACaacgggtccactacccctgatcctgacaagtTAAAAAACCTCTTGGGGGTTTCCTCAGCAGACATGGCACATTACATGCAGTCTAATGGCTTTCCATCAGAGGCGGAGCTAGATGTTAAGCATAGGGGGTGTAAGCCCACCCACGTGGATCCTCAACCCAGGTGTACCAGTATTTCACCATACAATGACAGAGTAGCAGTAGATACTGGTTATCCTAAATCCTCCTTATAAATAATTATGGGATAAAAAATGTATTGACTTACAGGAGACATTTCTGTATATATTTCCTGTCTCTTCCACTTATACCTACAGGTCctttgtgcagtgaagccagggtgtactactccggcttcatagttcatgctgtgtacctatagcgcttgtgcagtgataccagggtgtactactccggcttcatagaacatgctgtgtacctatagcgcttgtgcagtgataccaggtAGTACTACTCTGGCtttatagtacatgctgtgtacctacagcgcttgtgcagtgataccagggtgtactactccggcttcatagttcatgctgtgtacctatagcgcttgtgcagtgataccagggtgtactactccggcttcatagaaCATGCTGTGTAACTTCAAcacttgtgcagtgataccaggtAGTACTACttcggcttcatagtacatgctttacacctacagcgcttgtgcagtgataccagggtgtactactctggcttcatagttcatgctgtgtacctatagcgcttgtgcagtgataccaggtagtactactctggcttcatagtacatgctgtgtacctatagtgcttgtgcagtgataccagggtgtcatactccagcttcatagtacatgctgtgtacctatagcgcttgtgcagtgataccaggtagtactactctggcttcatagtacatgctgactactctggcttcatagtacatgctgtgtacctatagcgcttgtgcagtgataccagggtgtcatactccggcttcatagtacatgctgtgtaacTACAGaacttgtgcagtgataccagggaGTACTGTAAGGCAGTGGCTGCAAGCAGAGGCAGTGTGGGGCAAAGACACCACTCCACCTGACACCCTGGTAGCTCCAACTCTGCTTTCCATGAAACATAAGTTCCTCCAGATAGAGACACCATTTTAGGTTTTAATTCGAAACTATTCAATCTCACCAATCCACAGGAAATCCAGAATCCCCAGATGTTTCACAGAAAACATTTCCTCTAGTACACACTATGACCGCGTGCACCTTGTATCCTGAGACCTGTCCTCCAATGACCCTGGTCACTTTATGATAAGATACAAATCATTGACAAACACAGCAAGAGGATAAATATTCAGCTTCATGCCAGCTGTACAGATAGGATCAGTGCCAGTCCAACCCACCCATGAAGCAGCACTGTCCAACCATCTATTGTACATGTGGCCTTCAGATGTTCCCCTGATGTCAGATATTGAAGGATCCAGGTCATTGAATTTAAAAATGTCAAATCCCTTTTATCTCAGGTCACCTGAGGACAAA is drawn from Engystomops pustulosus chromosome 9, aEngPut4.maternal, whole genome shotgun sequence and contains these coding sequences:
- the LOC140077748 gene encoding cytochrome P450 2G1-like encodes the protein MESPGCGTLVFSALLGLLGCYLLWTYLCRRLRLPPGPTPLPLLGNLLEVRNGQMAKTLMELGKKFGSVYTFYFGPHPVVVFCGYEAVKEAMVDHGEDFMGRGRQPTVDRVFQGYGLIPSEGNRWRQLKRFTLSTFKYFGVGRRTIEDRIKEECSCFVEELVSYKGRQFDPAIIISKAVSNVISSVVFGNRFEYDDPRFHRMLDIFYETFELMSSTWGQIQDMIPMIMNHIPGPHQKITTLLEELNDFVAERVKLNQETLDPENPRDYIDCFLIKMQEEKDNPESEFHMRNLVLTLNNLFFAGGETVATTLKHGFLLLLKYPEVQAKLHQEIDDVIGRNRQPNITDRSEMPYTEAVIHEIQRFSNVIPMNAPHSTTRDTVFRGYNIPKGTGVCALLCSVLEDPMYFATPDKFNPNHFLDSEGNFKRNEAFAPFSLGKRSCLGEGLARMELFLFLTSILQNFELTSETQFTDSDIYPRMTGFANVPISYQLSFVSR